A genomic region of Magnolia sinica isolate HGM2019 chromosome 6, MsV1, whole genome shotgun sequence contains the following coding sequences:
- the LOC131248997 gene encoding origin of replication complex subunit 6-like, producing the protein MRDASVTAEMVIFEAARAITELSGAANLSLMQGEVCKAVICLEIATNKLQVLFDRQSAIKLSGMSEKAYNRSFNAMQNLIGLKTTLDIRELGIQFGCVRLICFVQKGLSLYKDRFLAALPAPRRASADFSRPVFTATAFYLCAKRHKLKVDKIKLIELCGTSESEFTSVRHAPVSLCFDVFGIAKEKKDPKAVKGQLLDALPSKRKYEDDGDVSEDSIDDEDGLEKMG; encoded by the exons atg AGGGATGCTTCTGTCACAGCAGAAATGGTTATATTTGAAGCTGCAAGAGCAATAACAGAGCTGAGTGGTGCGGCCAATCTGTCACT AATGCAGGGGGAGGTATGTAAAGCAGTCATCTGTTTGGAGATTGCTACAAACAA GTTGCAGGTTTTGTTTGACCGACAGAGTGCGATAAAGCTGAGTGGCATGTCGGAGAAGGCTTACAACAGATCTTTCAATGCAATGCAGAACCTCATTGGCCTCAA GACGACACTGGATATTCGTGAATTGGGAATTCAGTTCGGTTGTGTTAGGCTCATCTGTTTTGTGCAGAAGGGGCTATCTCT CTATAAGGACCGATTTCTTGCTGCTTTGCCAGCACCTCGTCGAGCAAGTGCTGACTTCAGTCGGCCTGTTTTCACAGCCACTGCATTCTACTTGTGTGCAAAAAGACACAAG CTTAAAGTAGACAAGATTAAGCTTATTGAGCTCTGTGGCACATCAGAATCTGAATTTACTAGTGTAAGACATGCTCCTGTTa GCCTATGCTTTGATGTTTTCGGTAttgcaaaggaaaagaaagacCCAAAAGCTGTGAAAGGGC AACTATTAGATGCATTACCTAGCAAAAGGAAGTATGAGGATGAtggtgatgtatctgaggactcGATTGACGATGAAGATGGACTTGAG AAAATGGGATAG